In Astyanax mexicanus isolate ESR-SI-001 chromosome 25, AstMex3_surface, whole genome shotgun sequence, a genomic segment contains:
- the dctpp1 gene encoding glutamyl-tRNA(Gln) amidotransferase subunit B, mitochondrial has product MEAQQNGTARVNGAARPAETPEQRSDPEGGQFSFSAEPSLEQIRRLQAEFTEERDWSQFHQPRNLLMALVGEVGEVAELFQWRGEVSEGLPGWSDSDREKVAQELSDVCIYLVELAEKCRVDLPQAVLRKMELNRRKYPASKVHGSAKKYTEYTD; this is encoded by the coding sequence ATGGAAGCTCAGCAGAACGGAACCGCCCGCGTTAACGGAGCGGCGCGGCCCGCGGAGACCCCCGAGCAGCGCTCCGACCCGGAGGGAGGGCAGTTCAGCTTCAGCGCCGAGCCGAGCCTGGAGCAGATCCGGCGGCTGCAGGCCGAGTTCACAGAGGAGCGCGACTGGAGCCAGTTCCACCAGCCGCGGAACCTGCTGATGGCGCTGGTCGGGGAGGTGGGCGAGGTGGCGGAGCTGTTCCAGTGGCGCGGGGAGGTCTCCGAGGGCCTGCCGGGCTGGAGCGACTCCGACCGGGAGAAGGTCGCCCAGGAGCTCAGCGACGTGTGCATTTATCTGGTGGAGCTGGCGGAGAAGTGCCGGGTGGACCTGCCCCAGGCCGTGCTGCGGAAGATGGAGCTCAACCGGAGAAAATACCCGGCCAGCAAAGTGCACGGATCCGCGAAGAAGTACACCGAGTACACGGACTGA